A window from Synechococcus sp. RSCCF101 encodes these proteins:
- a CDS encoding cupin domain-containing protein, with product MAEPHRHCIDQLGLRPHPEGGHYRETYRSSRSVPTEFGPRSAGTAILYLLGPGECSRFHRLRWDELWHHHDGGALTLHVLTPEGDAHLIRLGSERSGGVQPQAVVQAGSWFAAEPATPEGWSLMGCTVAPGFDFEDLEFAQRDALLASHPGQADLIARLTPD from the coding sequence ATGGCCGAGCCGCACCGGCACTGCATTGACCAGCTGGGCCTCCGGCCCCATCCGGAGGGAGGGCACTACCGGGAGACCTACCGGTCCTCCCGTTCGGTGCCGACCGAATTCGGCCCGAGGTCGGCCGGCACGGCGATCCTCTACCTGCTCGGACCGGGCGAGTGCTCCCGCTTTCATCGGCTGCGCTGGGATGAGCTCTGGCACCACCACGACGGAGGCGCCCTGACGCTGCACGTGCTCACCCCCGAGGGGGACGCACATCTGATTCGGCTGGGGTCGGAGCGCTCCGGCGGGGTGCAGCCCCAGGCCGTGGTGCAGGCGGGCAGCTGGTTCGCCGCGGAGCCGGCCACACCCGAGGGCTGGAGCCTGATGGGGTGCACCGTGGCGCCCGGTTTCGACTTCGAGGATCTGGAGTTCGCTCAGCGCGACGCGCTGCTCGCCAGCCATCCGGGTCAGGCGGATCTGATCGCCCGGCTCACCCCGGACTGA
- a CDS encoding DUF3177 family protein yields MTEQLYRTLVWLDYRLAVVFGAGLPLVLLLWAALRREGALTRLMGIYWKVASLMAISVLLLTDARPLGYLTSLLAQLAVLVTLWFWADLNEELADMPPWRSLPLTLRIWRWALTVTVLFGIVLGVTALPCMAQASAAASCAVWQEAPLRLHAVMARLFGFLFGARWTPPVAAFVGYLALVAYAIGFLQWLIVRLPRHGRVAGEF; encoded by the coding sequence TTGACGGAACAGCTCTACCGAACGCTGGTCTGGCTGGACTACCGGTTGGCTGTGGTGTTCGGTGCCGGCCTTCCCCTGGTGCTGCTGCTCTGGGCAGCCCTTCGCCGGGAGGGGGCGCTGACCCGTCTGATGGGCATTTACTGGAAGGTGGCGAGCCTGATGGCGATCAGTGTGCTGCTGCTCACCGACGCCAGGCCACTCGGCTATCTCACGTCACTGCTGGCGCAGCTGGCCGTGCTGGTCACGCTCTGGTTCTGGGCGGACCTGAACGAGGAGCTGGCCGACATGCCCCCCTGGCGCTCCCTGCCCCTCACCCTGCGCATCTGGCGCTGGGCCCTGACCGTGACCGTGCTGTTCGGCATCGTCCTCGGCGTCACGGCCCTGCCCTGCATGGCCCAGGCCTCCGCCGCTGCCTCCTGCGCCGTCTGGCAGGAGGCCCCGCTGAGGCTGCACGCCGTGATGGCCCGTCTGTTCGGCTTCCTCTTCGGTGCCCGCTGGACACCGCCTGTGGCGGCGTTCGTGGGCTACCTCGCCCTTGTGGCCTATGCCATCGGCTTCCTGCAGTGGCTGATCGTGCGGCTGCCCCGCCATGGGCGGGTCGCCGGTGAGTTCTGA
- a CDS encoding FIST N-terminal domain-containing protein — protein sequence MLRLPALDWLRGPTQGPWVRTALSRASSLDAAVAELRRQLKPPGPADLALVFVSSSFATDLPRLLPLLAQGLQSEVWLGCLGGGVVGTDAESQPQEVEAAPALSVMLLRLPGVRLHPFHLDMTGLPDLDGSRDEWHRWVGAPAEAARSMLLLIDPGASGINDLIRGLDYAYPGAVTLGGIAGNHAAAHGSLLHQGSVCTGAVGCLIDGPWRLDPVVAQGCRPIGPVFEIEQVERNVLLELSTEGSRASPVTCLQGVLADLTPGERDLVRHSLFLGIGQNDFRMPSAASASSQEPAFLVRNLIGVDPRNGAVAVAERIRVGQQVQFQLRESGASTQEAQSLLAAQRARLTAPPLAGLLFACLGRGQGLFQKSNGDVALAAEAHPDLPVAGAFCNGEIGPLGGSTHLHGYTACWAMVVPSPEESEAA from the coding sequence ATGCTTCGCCTCCCCGCACTGGATTGGCTGCGCGGCCCCACCCAGGGTCCCTGGGTGCGCACCGCCCTCTCCCGGGCCAGCTCCCTCGATGCCGCGGTCGCGGAGCTCCGCCGCCAGCTCAAGCCGCCCGGCCCGGCCGACCTGGCCCTGGTCTTCGTCTCGAGCAGCTTCGCCACCGATCTGCCCCGGCTTCTTCCTCTGCTGGCTCAGGGGTTGCAATCGGAGGTCTGGCTCGGCTGCCTCGGCGGAGGTGTGGTGGGCACCGATGCCGAGTCCCAGCCGCAGGAGGTGGAAGCGGCACCGGCCCTCTCGGTGATGTTGCTGCGGCTGCCGGGTGTGCGCCTGCACCCCTTCCATCTGGACATGACCGGGCTGCCGGACCTGGATGGCTCGCGTGACGAATGGCACCGATGGGTGGGTGCTCCGGCGGAGGCGGCCCGCAGCATGCTGCTGTTGATCGATCCCGGTGCCAGCGGGATCAATGACCTGATCCGCGGTCTCGACTACGCCTACCCCGGCGCGGTCACCCTGGGCGGGATCGCCGGGAACCATGCCGCCGCCCATGGCTCCCTCCTGCATCAGGGATCGGTATGCACGGGAGCGGTGGGCTGCCTGATCGATGGCCCCTGGCGACTGGATCCCGTCGTGGCTCAGGGCTGCCGGCCCATCGGTCCGGTGTTCGAGATCGAGCAGGTGGAGCGGAACGTTCTCCTGGAGCTCAGCACCGAGGGCTCCCGCGCCAGCCCCGTGACCTGCCTGCAGGGCGTGCTGGCCGACCTCACTCCCGGGGAACGGGACCTGGTGCGCCACTCCCTGTTTCTCGGCATCGGCCAGAACGACTTCCGCATGCCCTCGGCGGCCTCTGCCTCCTCACAGGAGCCCGCCTTCCTCGTGCGCAACCTCATCGGCGTGGATCCCCGCAACGGGGCTGTGGCCGTGGCCGAACGGATCCGCGTCGGCCAGCAGGTTCAGTTCCAGCTCCGGGAGAGCGGTGCCTCCACCCAGGAGGCCCAGAGCCTGCTGGCGGCCCAGAGGGCGCGCCTGACGGCTCCGCCCCTGGCCGGACTGCTCTTCGCGTGTCTTGGCAGGGGACAGGGCCTCTTCCAGAAGTCCAACGGCGATGTGGCTCTCGCTGCCGAGGCCCATCCGGATCTTCCGGTGGCGGGAGCCTTCTGCAACGGCGAGATCGGACCTCTCGGTGGATCCACCCACCTGCACGGCTACACCGCCTGCTGGGCGATGGTCGTTCCCAGCCCCGAGGAGTCCGAGGCCGCGTGA